In a single window of the Micromonospora sp. WMMD1155 genome:
- a CDS encoding glycosyltransferase family 39 protein, whose amino-acid sequence MSEPAIDIDRPHRPTQPPPSATPPEPGAPTRGPWLVAAATTVTLLLLADRYGYHRDELYFLLAGRHLDWGYVDQGPLVPALARLLDTIAPGNLVVLRTPSAVMAGAAVLLVAAIAREVGGGRGAQVFAAVLAALSGIVLAGGHLLSTTTVDLLVWLVAAWCAVRLLRTGDSRWALGIGLALGVGMLSKVLPALLAVGLLAGVLIAGPRRLLRDRWVFAAAGVAVVLAAPNLIWQAAHGFPQLGVAASIADGDSSYSGRLDAFTLQFVIISPYAVPIWIAGLVALLRRPAWRAYRAVGWAWLVVVGIVLIAGGKGYYDAPLLLVLTACGAVVTAGWASRGSVRLRRGLLVLGVVPFLLPNIVLLLPVLPADRLPGFVVDVNYDAGETIGWPAFADSVAAVHGGLSPEERSRAVVLTANYGEAGALARFGPARDLPRAYSGHNSMVDFGRPPADADVVIAVGWDGPGRLNSWFESCTQAGWVDQRVEVENDENGGPIHVCRGLRRPWAQIWDTEVRHTG is encoded by the coding sequence GTGAGCGAGCCCGCGATCGACATCGACCGACCGCACCGCCCCACCCAGCCGCCGCCGTCGGCGACGCCACCCGAGCCGGGCGCGCCCACGCGCGGTCCGTGGCTGGTGGCCGCCGCCACCACCGTGACCCTGCTGCTGCTCGCCGACCGTTACGGCTACCACCGCGACGAGCTGTACTTCCTGCTCGCCGGTCGACACCTCGACTGGGGGTACGTCGACCAGGGCCCGCTGGTCCCGGCGTTGGCCCGGCTGCTCGACACGATCGCGCCGGGCAACCTGGTCGTGCTGCGTACCCCGTCGGCGGTGATGGCCGGTGCTGCGGTGCTGCTGGTCGCCGCGATCGCCCGCGAGGTGGGCGGCGGTCGGGGCGCGCAGGTCTTCGCCGCGGTGCTCGCCGCGCTGTCCGGCATCGTGCTGGCCGGCGGGCACCTGCTCAGCACCACCACCGTCGACCTGCTGGTGTGGCTGGTGGCGGCGTGGTGTGCGGTGCGGTTGCTGCGCACCGGTGACAGCCGGTGGGCGCTCGGCATCGGGTTGGCGCTCGGTGTCGGCATGCTCAGCAAGGTGCTGCCCGCATTGCTGGCCGTGGGGCTGCTCGCCGGGGTGCTCATCGCCGGGCCGCGTCGGCTGCTGCGGGACCGGTGGGTGTTCGCCGCCGCCGGGGTCGCCGTCGTGCTGGCCGCACCGAACCTGATCTGGCAGGCGGCGCACGGCTTTCCGCAGCTCGGGGTGGCTGCGTCCATCGCCGACGGGGACAGCTCCTACAGTGGTCGCCTCGACGCGTTCACCCTTCAGTTCGTCATCATCAGCCCGTACGCCGTGCCGATCTGGATCGCCGGGCTCGTGGCCCTGCTGCGGCGACCGGCGTGGCGGGCGTACCGGGCGGTGGGCTGGGCCTGGTTGGTCGTGGTCGGCATCGTGCTGATCGCCGGCGGCAAGGGTTACTACGACGCGCCGCTGCTGCTGGTCCTCACCGCGTGCGGCGCGGTGGTCACCGCCGGGTGGGCGTCGCGTGGGTCGGTCCGGCTGCGGCGGGGGCTGCTCGTGCTGGGTGTGGTGCCGTTCCTGCTGCCCAACATCGTGCTGTTGCTGCCGGTGCTGCCGGCCGACCGGTTGCCCGGTTTCGTGGTCGACGTCAACTACGACGCGGGTGAGACGATCGGTTGGCCGGCGTTCGCCGACTCGGTCGCCGCCGTCCACGGTGGTCTGTCACCCGAGGAGCGCTCCCGTGCGGTCGTCCTGACGGCCAACTACGGTGAGGCGGGCGCGTTGGCCCGTTTCGGTCCGGCCCGTGACCTGCCCCGCGCCTACTCCGGGCACAACAGCATGGTCGACTTCGGTCGGCCACCCGCCGACGCGGACGTGGTGATCGCCGTCGGCTGGGACGGTCCCGGTCGGTTGAACTCCTGGTTCGAGTCGTGCACGCAGGCCGGGTGGGTGGACCAGCGGGTCGAGGTGGAGAACGACGAGAACGGCGGCCCGATCCACGTGTGCCGGGGGCTGCGGCGTCCGTGGGCGCAGATCTGGGACACCGAGGTACGCCACACCGGGTGA
- a CDS encoding Rrf2 family transcriptional regulator, which yields MKMSGGVEWALHCCVVLTASDTPVPAAKLAELHDVSSSYLAKQLQSLARAGLIHSVQGKSGGYVLTRAPESITLLDVVRAVDGPGPTFVCTEIRQRGPFATPADACTTPCPVARAMWAAEDAWRQALAAVTIADLARDVDTDSGPEALAGIQTWLTSGTG from the coding sequence ATGAAGATGTCCGGCGGGGTCGAGTGGGCGCTGCACTGCTGCGTGGTCCTCACGGCCAGCGACACGCCGGTCCCGGCGGCCAAGCTGGCAGAGCTGCACGACGTCTCCAGCAGCTACCTCGCCAAGCAGCTCCAGTCCCTCGCCCGCGCCGGTCTGATCCACTCCGTGCAGGGCAAGTCCGGTGGTTACGTCCTCACCCGCGCCCCTGAGAGCATCACCCTGCTCGACGTGGTGCGGGCCGTCGACGGGCCGGGGCCCACCTTCGTCTGCACCGAGATCCGCCAGCGCGGCCCGTTCGCGACCCCGGCCGACGCCTGCACCACACCGTGCCCGGTCGCCCGCGCCATGTGGGCAGCCGAGGACGCCTGGCGGCAGGCGCTCGCCGCCGTCACGATCGCCGATCTCGCCCGCGACGTCGACACCGACTCCGGCCCCGAGGCACTGGCCGGCATCCAGACCTGGCTCACCAGCGGAACCGGCTGA
- a CDS encoding NAD(P)H-binding protein, with protein sequence MKIAVLGGTGLIGSQVVKILQDAGHEAVPHSLSTGVDLLTGQGLTEALTGAEVVVNLTNSPTFDDASPAFFQTTMDNLLAAAGSAGVGHAVVLSIVGVDQVPDLAYYRAKVLQEDILKAGPVPYSIVRATQFFEFVEAILSWTADDTTVRLPRTPVQPMAAADVAQAVADVSMGAPLQGIRDVAGPDVFALDELGRITLAARGDQRTVTTDDSAGMFAAVPGDVLIAADGAVIAPTTYREWLGRQG encoded by the coding sequence GTGAAGATCGCCGTACTGGGTGGGACCGGCCTCATCGGGTCGCAGGTCGTCAAGATCCTGCAGGACGCCGGGCACGAGGCCGTGCCGCACTCGCTGTCCACCGGGGTGGACCTGCTCACCGGGCAGGGGCTGACCGAGGCGCTCACCGGTGCCGAGGTCGTCGTCAACCTGACCAACTCGCCGACCTTCGACGACGCCTCCCCCGCCTTCTTCCAGACGACCATGGACAACCTCCTGGCCGCAGCCGGCAGCGCGGGCGTCGGGCACGCGGTGGTGCTCTCCATCGTCGGCGTCGACCAGGTGCCGGACCTGGCCTACTACCGGGCCAAGGTCCTCCAGGAGGACATCCTCAAGGCCGGTCCCGTGCCGTACTCGATCGTGCGCGCCACCCAGTTCTTCGAGTTCGTCGAGGCGATCCTGTCCTGGACCGCCGACGACACCACGGTGCGTCTGCCCCGCACCCCGGTGCAGCCCATGGCCGCCGCCGACGTGGCGCAGGCCGTCGCCGACGTCAGCATGGGCGCGCCGTTGCAGGGCATCCGTGACGTCGCCGGCCCCGACGTGTTCGCCCTCGACGAGCTGGGCCGGATCACCCTCGCCGCCCGTGGCGACCAGCGCACCGTCACCACCGACGACAGCGCCGGCATGTTCGCCGCCGTCCCCGGTGACGTCCTCATCGCCGCCGACGGCGCGGTCATCGCCCCCACGACCTACCGGGAGTGGCTGGGACGCCAGGGCTGA
- a CDS encoding GNAT family N-acetyltransferase yields MSAPTYPIRTARLTLRPVRSDDLDEVYAYQRRPDVTRWMRGVGPRTREQSRASVLAMTGEDALRVEGDCLTVAVVGQTGVIGHVELVWRSEADRTAELGFVVHPDHGGRGLATEAAAALVDWGFTEFGLHRVYGRCHARNDASARLMRRLGMRQEARHVASYLFEGEWADQLVFAVLDDEWRSREPE; encoded by the coding sequence GTGTCCGCACCGACCTACCCGATCCGTACCGCGCGGCTCACGCTGCGTCCGGTCAGGTCGGACGACCTCGACGAGGTGTACGCGTACCAGCGCAGGCCCGACGTCACGCGGTGGATGCGTGGTGTCGGGCCGCGTACCCGGGAGCAGTCGCGGGCGTCGGTGCTCGCCATGACCGGTGAGGACGCGCTGCGCGTGGAGGGCGACTGCCTCACGGTGGCCGTGGTGGGGCAGACCGGTGTGATCGGGCACGTGGAGTTGGTGTGGCGCAGCGAGGCCGACCGGACGGCTGAACTCGGGTTCGTCGTCCACCCGGACCACGGTGGTCGTGGGTTGGCCACCGAGGCCGCCGCGGCGCTGGTGGACTGGGGTTTCACCGAGTTCGGGCTGCATCGTGTCTACGGTCGGTGCCACGCGCGCAACGACGCTTCCGCTCGTCTGATGAGGCGGCTCGGCATGCGTCAGGAGGCGCGCCATGTGGCCAGTTACCTGTTCGAGGGGGAGTGGGCCGACCAGCTGGTCTTCGCGGTCCTGGACGACGAGTGGCGGTCCCGAGAGCCGGAGTGA
- a CDS encoding alpha/beta hydrolase, with translation MDAIRKMYARWAAGDMGEDDQWGDVTAEPRGLDYLEVSADGVPAMWLVPHGVGPDRVIVALHGGGFVSGSLYTHRKMYGHLAKAAGVRVLLATYRRAPQFRHPAQTEDAVTAYRWALTGGRTVALAGDSCGGGLAVQVALRVPGAAALLLLSPWIGMDPAQTATSYEENAATDVFFTRPMVQGLIRQYLPEGADGLAPDVNAFHADLSTLPDIYVQCGGDESGRGDSERLAKLTGARLDVFDGQPHTFQMAAGRAPVADEAIRRLAVWVRPKLGF, from the coding sequence ATGGACGCGATACGGAAGATGTACGCCCGCTGGGCAGCCGGAGACATGGGCGAGGACGACCAGTGGGGTGACGTGACGGCCGAGCCACGCGGCCTGGACTACCTGGAGGTGTCAGCGGACGGGGTGCCGGCGATGTGGCTCGTCCCGCACGGCGTCGGCCCGGACCGGGTGATCGTCGCGCTGCACGGCGGCGGTTTCGTCAGCGGTTCCCTCTACACCCATCGCAAGATGTACGGGCACCTCGCGAAGGCGGCCGGCGTACGGGTGCTGCTCGCCACCTACCGGCGGGCGCCGCAGTTCCGGCATCCGGCACAGACCGAGGACGCCGTCACCGCGTACCGGTGGGCGCTGACGGGCGGCCGGACGGTCGCGCTGGCCGGTGACTCCTGCGGCGGCGGTCTCGCCGTACAGGTCGCGCTTCGGGTGCCCGGCGCGGCCGCGCTGCTGTTGCTGTCTCCGTGGATCGGCATGGACCCGGCGCAGACCGCGACCTCCTACGAGGAGAATGCGGCCACCGATGTGTTCTTCACCCGACCGATGGTGCAGGGTCTCATCCGGCAGTACCTGCCCGAGGGCGCGGACGGCCTGGCCCCCGACGTCAACGCGTTCCACGCCGACCTGTCCACGCTGCCCGACATCTACGTGCAGTGCGGTGGCGACGAGAGTGGTCGGGGTGACAGTGAGCGACTCGCGAAGCTCACCGGCGCCCGGCTGGACGTCTTCGACGGGCAGCCGCACACGTTCCAGATGGCCGCCGGGCGCGCACCGGTCGCCGACGAGGCGATCAGGAGGTTGGCCGTGTGGGTACGCCCGAAGCTGGGGTTCTGA
- a CDS encoding RNA polymerase subunit sigma-70: MGTPEAGVLTETFEAERRGLFAHAYRMLGAYHEAEDVVQDTYVRALRGWETFERRSSVRTWLYRIATNVCLTAIEGRGRRALTSDVSPDDLGHLWVEPFPTDPLDLVTARESVRLAFVAGLQHLAPRQRAVLLLREVLAFSAAETGAALDMSVPAVKSALQRARTRLAEAAPTRDDVLDATSPRAQDLLARYMAAWEASDAAAFREVLRADAAIEPVGSPTPYAGREACLAFATPAMGAAGDWRMVATEANAQPAVVAWFRGDLFGVAVLTVTEGGIAAITLFGDPQAAEGFTAA, encoded by the coding sequence GTGGGTACGCCCGAAGCTGGGGTTCTGACCGAGACGTTCGAGGCGGAGCGCCGGGGCTTGTTCGCCCACGCGTACCGGATGCTGGGCGCCTATCACGAGGCCGAGGACGTCGTGCAGGACACCTACGTGCGGGCGCTGCGCGGCTGGGAGACGTTCGAGCGGCGTTCGTCGGTGCGCACCTGGCTCTACCGGATCGCGACGAACGTCTGCCTGACCGCGATCGAAGGCCGCGGGCGGCGCGCCCTCACCTCCGACGTCAGCCCCGACGACCTCGGGCATCTGTGGGTGGAGCCGTTCCCGACGGATCCGCTGGACCTGGTCACCGCGCGCGAGAGTGTACGGCTCGCGTTCGTGGCCGGGTTGCAGCACCTCGCGCCCCGGCAACGCGCGGTCCTGCTGCTGCGGGAGGTGCTGGCCTTCTCCGCCGCCGAAACCGGTGCGGCACTCGACATGTCGGTGCCGGCGGTGAAGAGCGCACTGCAGCGGGCACGGACACGCCTCGCCGAGGCCGCGCCCACCCGCGACGACGTGCTGGACGCGACCTCTCCCCGGGCCCAGGACCTGCTCGCCCGGTACATGGCCGCCTGGGAGGCATCCGACGCCGCCGCCTTCCGCGAGGTGTTGCGCGCGGACGCGGCCATCGAACCGGTCGGCTCGCCGACCCCCTACGCCGGCCGTGAGGCGTGCCTGGCCTTCGCGACGCCGGCGATGGGAGCCGCAGGAGACTGGAGAATGGTGGCGACCGAGGCGAACGCCCAACCCGCGGTGGTGGCATGGTTCCGGGGTGACCTCTTCGGCGTGGCGGTGCTGACGGTCACCGAGGGAGGGATCGCGGCGATCACCCTCTTCGGAGACCCGCAGGCGGCGGAAGGGTTCACGGCCGCCTGA
- the hemC gene encoding hydroxymethylbilane synthase, whose translation MSDSRLLRIGTRNSPMALAQAERVRAMLTDRHPDVTVEVRSMSTSGDRWLGDLAALGGKGAFTKEVDAALLNEDVDLAVHSVKDVPGDRPAPAGTVLAAYLARDDVRDCLVHPGGLRIEQLPVGTRVGTSAVRRVAQLALHWPNLVPVAIRGNANSRLAKLDAGEAYDALLLAVSGLQRIGQADRITHPIDVDSMIPAVGSGTLVLQCRDDDARTRELATSLNDPRTWRETMAERTMLHILQGNCHSPIAALARTEPDGRLGLRARVISLDGKTVLDVHEWAADPITLGTSVAAALLRQGARELLDLPTHGSA comes from the coding sequence ATGTCCGACTCCCGCCTGCTGCGCATCGGCACCCGCAACTCCCCGATGGCGCTGGCCCAGGCCGAACGGGTCCGCGCGATGCTCACCGACCGGCACCCCGACGTCACCGTGGAGGTGCGGTCGATGTCGACCAGCGGGGACCGGTGGCTCGGCGACCTGGCCGCGCTGGGCGGCAAGGGGGCGTTCACCAAGGAGGTGGACGCCGCCCTGCTCAACGAGGACGTCGATCTGGCCGTGCACAGCGTCAAGGACGTACCCGGGGACCGACCGGCGCCCGCGGGCACCGTGCTGGCCGCCTACCTCGCCCGCGACGACGTCCGGGACTGCCTCGTCCACCCGGGCGGCCTGCGCATCGAGCAACTGCCCGTCGGCACCCGGGTCGGCACCTCCGCCGTCCGGCGGGTCGCGCAACTGGCCCTGCACTGGCCGAACCTCGTCCCGGTGGCCATTCGTGGCAACGCGAACAGCCGGCTGGCCAAACTCGACGCCGGTGAGGCGTACGATGCGCTCCTGCTCGCCGTCTCCGGTCTGCAACGGATCGGCCAGGCCGACCGGATCACCCACCCGATCGACGTCGACTCGATGATCCCGGCGGTCGGCTCCGGCACCCTGGTCCTGCAGTGCCGCGACGACGACGCGCGCACCCGCGAGCTGGCCACGAGCCTCAACGACCCGCGCACCTGGCGGGAGACCATGGCCGAGCGGACCATGCTGCACATCCTGCAGGGCAACTGTCACTCGCCGATCGCCGCGCTCGCGCGCACCGAACCCGACGGTCGTCTCGGCCTGCGCGCGAGAGTCATCAGCCTCGACGGCAAGACCGTGCTCGACGTGCACGAGTGGGCCGCGGACCCGATCACCCTCGGGACGTCCGTCGCCGCAGCGCTGTTGCGCCAGGGCGCCCGTGAACTCCTCGACCTGCCCACCCACGGGTCGGCCTGA
- a CDS encoding FAD-dependent monooxygenase translates to MHSRHHTTAASPHQPLFDVIIAGCGPTGAMLAAELRLHDVRVLVLEKDTEPTSFACIVGLHVRTLEVMAMRGLLERVRARGRQRPAGGFFAAIDKPAPEDLDTAHAYLLGIPQPVIVHLLEEHAIALGAQVWRGTAVAGLTQDEDGVTVELADGEQLRTRYLVGCDGGRSTVRKLLGVGFPGEPSRTETLMGEIMLTASPEEVAARVAAVGQTHRPFWLRPFGGQVFSVVVPAGDVSDRAQPPTLEDFRRRLRIVAGTDFGVHSPRWLSRFGDATRLAERYRVGRVLLAGDAAHIHPPIGGQGLNLGVQDAFNLGWKVAAQVRGWAPETLLDTYQEERRPVAEDVLDNTRAQTELLSAEPGPQAVRRLLTELMDLDVVNRRLIEKITGLDIRYDFGPGPDLLGRRLRDIAVTSGTLYGVTHRGRGLLLDRTGRLTVGGWSDRVDLLVDPSAAVDAPGVLLRPDGHIAWIGDGQRDLDEQLARWFGGPTG, encoded by the coding sequence ATGCACTCTCGGCACCACACCACTGCGGCGTCGCCGCACCAGCCCCTCTTCGACGTGATCATCGCCGGCTGCGGACCGACCGGCGCGATGCTGGCCGCCGAGCTACGCCTGCACGACGTCCGGGTTCTCGTCCTGGAGAAGGACACCGAGCCCACGTCGTTCGCCTGCATCGTCGGCCTGCACGTACGCACCCTTGAGGTGATGGCGATGCGCGGTCTCCTGGAGCGCGTCCGCGCGCGGGGCCGGCAGCGCCCGGCCGGCGGCTTCTTCGCCGCCATCGACAAACCGGCGCCCGAGGACCTGGACACCGCGCACGCCTACCTGCTGGGCATCCCGCAACCGGTCATCGTCCACCTGCTCGAAGAGCACGCGATCGCCCTGGGGGCACAGGTCTGGCGCGGTACCGCGGTGGCCGGTCTTACCCAGGACGAGGACGGCGTGACGGTCGAGCTGGCCGACGGGGAGCAGCTGAGAACGCGGTACCTCGTCGGCTGCGACGGTGGGCGCAGCACGGTGCGCAAGCTGCTCGGCGTCGGCTTTCCGGGCGAACCCTCGCGGACCGAGACGCTGATGGGCGAGATCATGCTGACCGCGTCCCCGGAGGAGGTCGCGGCCCGGGTGGCCGCCGTCGGCCAGACCCACCGCCCGTTCTGGCTGCGACCCTTCGGCGGGCAGGTGTTCAGCGTCGTGGTCCCCGCCGGGGACGTCAGCGATCGTGCGCAGCCGCCCACCCTGGAGGATTTCCGCAGACGGTTGCGGATCGTTGCGGGGACGGACTTCGGCGTGCACTCCCCGCGCTGGTTGTCGCGGTTCGGCGATGCCACCCGCCTGGCCGAGCGGTACCGGGTGGGGCGGGTGCTGCTGGCCGGGGACGCGGCGCACATCCATCCACCCATCGGTGGGCAGGGCCTCAACCTGGGCGTTCAGGACGCGTTCAACCTCGGCTGGAAGGTGGCTGCGCAGGTCCGGGGCTGGGCGCCGGAGACCCTGCTCGACACCTACCAGGAGGAACGTCGGCCGGTCGCCGAGGACGTGCTGGACAACACCCGCGCCCAGACGGAGTTGCTGTCGGCCGAACCCGGCCCGCAGGCGGTGCGCCGCCTGCTCACCGAGCTGATGGACCTCGACGTGGTGAACCGCCGCCTGATCGAGAAGATCACCGGCCTCGACATCCGGTACGACTTCGGCCCGGGCCCGGATCTGCTCGGTCGCCGCCTGCGCGACATCGCCGTAACATCGGGAACCCTCTACGGGGTGACGCACCGCGGCCGTGGGTTGCTGCTGGACCGGACCGGGCGGTTGACCGTCGGCGGTTGGTCGGACCGGGTCGATCTCCTCGTCGACCCCAGCGCCGCCGTGGACGCTCCGGGTGTCCTGCTGCGTCCGGACGGCCACATCGCCTGGATCGGCGACGGGCAGCGGGACCTGGACGAACAGCTCGCCCGTTGGTTCGGCGGCCCCACCGGCTGA
- a CDS encoding HNH endonuclease: MLSQVKGLARHFTEETLRAYLLDRSVRRDDGCLIVRGYGSQRGVYQKLAGRAWAHIAAYVAFVGTFDPDLDVHHLCGVADCIEPTHLRQVSHADTCRNRTQQPHCRNGHEREIDPASGRYRKVCRVCNNEAQKRWRSRQAAEVAAARAAYGRQAG, translated from the coding sequence ATGCTGTCGCAGGTGAAGGGCTTGGCCCGGCATTTCACTGAGGAGACCCTTCGCGCGTACCTCCTCGATCGTTCGGTCCGTCGAGACGACGGCTGCCTGATCGTGCGCGGTTACGGCAGCCAGCGGGGCGTTTACCAGAAGCTCGCCGGTCGGGCTTGGGCGCACATCGCGGCGTACGTCGCCTTCGTCGGCACCTTCGATCCGGACCTTGATGTGCACCACCTCTGCGGGGTCGCAGACTGCATCGAGCCCACCCACCTGCGGCAGGTGAGCCACGCCGACACCTGCCGCAACCGCACGCAGCAGCCGCACTGCCGCAACGGGCACGAGCGGGAGATCGACCCCGCGAGCGGTCGGTACCGCAAGGTCTGCCGAGTGTGCAACAACGAGGCGCAGAAGAGGTGGCGCTCGCGTCAGGCCGCAGAGGTCGCCGCCGCCCGTGCCGCTTACGGCCGGCAGGCGGGCTGA
- a CDS encoding uridine kinase yields MHGVRGQLLDDVADMVPTYPAPQCVRVAVDGVDGVGKSTFAGELATLLTGRGRDVVHVSADDFHHRRDVRHRRGRDSPEGFWLDSYDYEALVHNVLEPFGHEGSRRYRPAAHDLRTDEVLDLAWRTAAPGTVLIVDGLFLHRDELVAFWDFSIFLDAPFPVTVARMARRDGSHPDPEHPSLGRYVGGQRLYFAACAPHERADVVIDNRDVALPVLAKVDIGRRRSR; encoded by the coding sequence GTGCACGGCGTGCGGGGGCAATTGCTTGACGATGTCGCCGACATGGTTCCGACCTACCCAGCGCCACAGTGCGTACGGGTGGCCGTTGACGGGGTCGACGGGGTGGGCAAGTCGACGTTCGCCGGCGAGTTGGCCACGTTGCTGACTGGCCGGGGACGTGATGTCGTGCACGTGTCGGCGGACGACTTTCATCACCGTCGTGATGTGCGGCATCGCCGTGGCCGGGATTCGCCGGAAGGCTTCTGGCTCGACAGTTACGACTACGAAGCCCTCGTCCACAACGTGCTGGAGCCGTTCGGTCACGAGGGCTCACGCCGATACCGTCCCGCCGCCCATGATCTTCGGACAGACGAGGTCCTGGATCTTGCGTGGCGGACCGCGGCGCCCGGCACCGTACTCATCGTCGACGGGCTGTTCCTGCACCGTGACGAGCTGGTGGCGTTCTGGGACTTCTCCATCTTCCTTGACGCGCCGTTTCCCGTCACCGTGGCACGGATGGCCCGACGCGACGGCTCGCATCCGGATCCCGAACATCCGAGCCTCGGCCGCTACGTCGGCGGCCAGCGGCTGTACTTCGCCGCTTGCGCGCCTCACGAACGCGCGGACGTCGTCATCGACAACCGGGATGTGGCCCTACCGGTCCTCGCCAAGGTCGACATCGGCCGACGAAGATCGAGATGA